The following coding sequences lie in one Xyrauchen texanus isolate HMW12.3.18 chromosome 25, RBS_HiC_50CHRs, whole genome shotgun sequence genomic window:
- the LOC127618421 gene encoding transcription factor HES-5-like, with protein sequence MVVPERLKGPEGCHMISEAFIAQEMERKERISSSIEKFKSLLGQEFLMQQPDSRQEKADILEMMVDFLRRKQQNPSTCSTAAHEGYSRCVQEAVNFLSQCQVQTQSHTRLLKHFFNMQPSTENSTIVLPQLNSPACQTSSKEQTPVCSGLWRPW encoded by the exons ATGGTTGTGCCTGAAAGACTCAAAGGACCAGAGGGTTGTCACATGATCAGTGAGGCATTTATTGCACAAGAAATGGAGAGGAA AGAACGTATCAGCAGCAGCATTGAGAAGTTCAAGTCTCTTCTGGGTCAAGAGTTCCTGATGCAACAGCCCGACTCCAGACAGGAGAAAGCTGATATCCTGGAGATGATGGTTGATTTCTTGAGACGAAAGCAACAGAATCCCTCCACCTGCTCCACTGCAGCTCATGAGGGCTACTCCAGATGTGTACAGGAGGCCGTCAACTTCTTGTCTCAGTGTCAAGTGCAGACTCAGTCCCATACAAGACTGCTGAAGCACTTCTTCAACATGCAGCCTTCCACAGAGAACAGCACAATTGTCCTGCCTCAGCTCAATTCACCAGCCTGCCAGACCAGCAGCAAAGAGCAAACTCCAGTCTGCAGTGGACTCTGGAGACCCTGGTAG
- the her12 gene encoding hairy-related 12, which translates to MAPQSVTLASFDHLHISDKDKIKLRKPIVEKMRRDRINSCIDQLKSLLEKEFHSHDPNTKLEKADILEMTVSFLKQQLQLPEALAQKDYDEGHSHCWRESVHFLNLHSTRGGGSGRELQHLYNTQGSSSTISSITPAHSSKLSTAIIQQPDRRPIWRPW; encoded by the exons ATGGCACCGCAATCAGTTACACTTGCCTCTTTTGACCATCTTCATATCAGCGATAAAGACAAAATTAAG CTGAGGAAACCAATTGTTGAGAAGATGCGGAGAGATCGCATCAACAGTTGCATTGACCAGCTCAAAAGTCTGTTAGAGAAGGAATTCCACAGCCATGACCCTAACACCAAACTCGAGAAGGCCGATATCCTGGAGATGACTGTCAGCTTTTTAAAACAGCAGCTGCAGCTCCCAGAAGCTCTGGCTCAGAAGGATTATGATGAAGGTCATTCTCATTGCTGGAGGGAGTCTGTACATTTCCTCAATCTTCATTCCACCAGAGGTGGAGGATCTGGCCGGGAGCTCCAGCATCTGTACAACACTCAAGGATCAAGCTCAACTATCAGCTCCATTACACCAGCACACTCCTCTAAACTGAGCACAGCCATTATACAGCAGCCTGATAGGAGGCCCATCTGGAGACCTTGGTAG